GCGAGTCTGTGGGGCCGGCGAGAATACCTCGCCGTCTCGGTTGAGGCGGAGTCAAGCGTCGGCCGGAAACGCGAAGTGCCTCCCGACCTGGGACCATGACCTTGTCGGCCTGCGCGGTCAGCCGGCGAGCCGGGTGTCGAGCCAGTCGAAGGTGCGCTGGTGGAACAGGGAGAGCGCACCCTCGTGGCAGTGCTCGCCGGCGCCTTCGTCCTCGCGGAAGGAGATCAGCTCCTTCCGGCAGGTCAGCTCGCCGAGCAGACGCTGCGGCTGCCCCTTGAAGAACTGGTCGTTCTCGGCGTCGAGGACGAGTGTCGGGCAGGTGATGCGGTCGGCGATACCCGCCAGGGTGTACGCCTCGCTTGCCTCGACCAGCTCGTCGAAGTCGGACACACCGAAGGTCCACCGGCCGTTGCGCACCACCCATCGCACCATGGTGTCCTGCGCCATCAGCGCCTCCATGCCGCCGGGCACCGAAGCGGCTCGGCCGGCCGTTGCGGCGGCGACTTCGTGGAAGTCGTCGACGCCGTCGTGCAGCACGCACGCGGCGAGGCGGTGCTCGAAGGCGGCCGCCCTCGCGGCGAGGTAGCCGCCGAGGCTCGTGCCGATCAGCACGAGTCGCTCGGCGTCCACCTCGGGCACGGTGAGCGCGAAGTCGACGACCGGGGTGACCACGGCCTCCCAGTCCGGCCGGAAGTGCAGGCCCTGCTCGCGGACGGTGCTGCCCTGGCCGGGGCCGTCGAACGCGATGACGTTGTATCCGCGCCGCAGCGCACCCGCGGCCAGTGCCAGGTAGTTCTCCTCGAGGGTGGAGTCGTACCCGCCGTGGTAGAGCACGGTCGGGCGTGGGGTGCCCGAATCGTCGGCGAGGAACAGGTAGCCAGGAAGCGTGGTGTCCTCGTACGGGATGCGCAGGGCGCGGGCCGGAGTGTCGAGCAGGGCGGCCGCGTCGGCGAACGTCTGCTGGGAGGCCCTGGCGAGCCGCGCCGACTCGGCGTCAGTGGCGGGATCCTCGCGGCGGTAGAAGTCGGCGGTCCGGTAGTAGTTGGACGCGCGCAGCAGCGCCTCCCGGGCGCTGACTCGGTGACCGGCGGCCAGCGCGTCCCGGCCGATGCGCTCGATGCGCGCCGCCGTCGCGGCCCACTGGGCCGACCAGGCCTCCTCGTCTCCCTCTGGGATCTGCCGGCAGGTGACCAGGACCTCGCCGAGGTCGGCGCCGCCACAGGCGGCATAACCCGCGGCACGCAGTGCCTCGAAGGAGAAGGACTCGTCGTCGTAGAGGAACTTCACCATCGGCTCCCTTCCATGAATGGAACGAAACGGATCGTTCCGTCCATGCCCATAAAGGTAGCACAT
Above is a genomic segment from Streptomyces fodineus containing:
- a CDS encoding alpha/beta hydrolase family protein, encoding MVKFLYDDESFSFEALRAAGYAACGGADLGEVLVTCRQIPEGDEEAWSAQWAATAARIERIGRDALAAGHRVSAREALLRASNYYRTADFYRREDPATDAESARLARASQQTFADAAALLDTPARALRIPYEDTTLPGYLFLADDSGTPRPTVLYHGGYDSTLEENYLALAAGALRRGYNVIAFDGPGQGSTVREQGLHFRPDWEAVVTPVVDFALTVPEVDAERLVLIGTSLGGYLAARAAAFEHRLAACVLHDGVDDFHEVAAATAGRAASVPGGMEALMAQDTMVRWVVRNGRWTFGVSDFDELVEASEAYTLAGIADRITCPTLVLDAENDQFFKGQPQRLLGELTCRKELISFREDEGAGEHCHEGALSLFHQRTFDWLDTRLAG